The genomic interval TTGCTGAACGTCGGGGTGGATACAGTGAGTCGTAAGAAAACTTACATCGATTCTGGAGTTCTGATCACTGCTTTTAGGGGAGTGGAATCAATCAGTATTCGAGCAAATAGCATTCTCAATGACGCAAATAGAGAATTTGTATCGAGTCAATTTGTCAAGTTAGAAGTACTCCCCAAAGCAATTTATAACCAACAGCAAAACGAAACAGACTTCTACGAAACCTTCTTCAATGCTGTTAGTGATTGGGCGATAGACTTGGAGCAAATCACAAAAGATGCTCATCAACTGGCCTGTATTTACGGTTTAGCGGCGATGGATGCACTTCATGTTGCTGCTGCTGTTTGGCTCAAAGCTGATGAACTAATTACTACTGAAAAACCAACCAAGCCAATGCACCAAGTTAAAGCTCTCCAAATTATCTCGATTTGATTTCAATAAACCTAAATTCCGATTGAGCAATTAAGGGAAAAGCGATCGCACTCTCCGGTAAAGTAAGAAATGCGATCGCTCATCAACAGTATTATTAAAAACTAGTTAACTTCCTTGTCCCTTATGTCCATGTGTCGGACATGGGGGTGCAGATATTGATTTATCTAACCAACCTACAGCTTGTTCTAAGCGGGGAAGGGCTTCTTCTGGCTGGTTTTTGAGGAGATATACCAGCGCCGCCGCCACTTGTTCACTAGCACGAGAATTGCGGTTAGACTTGAGGCGATGCCAATCGTTAGGAGAGATGGTGAGTCTTTCCATAAGGACTTGTGCTAGTTCTTGAGTGCTGAGTTCTAAGTGCTGAGTGCTGAGTGCTGAGTGCTGAGTGCTGAGTGCTGAGTGCTGAGTATTAAGAGATTCCATATTTATAAATTTGGGGATTGACTAGTAAGCAGTCAAAGTATAGATGAGGACGTTTAAAAAGCATGAACACTAAGTATGGTAAAACTTTTACCTCCTGCCTTCTGCCTTCTGCCTCCTGCCTCTTGCTATAACTTTCAACTATTGGCATTAGATTAATCTTAATTTACTATCAGTCAATGAAGCCGCCTAAAAAATCACATAATCCTTCAGCCGAAGAAAATCAAGAGCCGGATTTTGAGCAAGAATTAGCAGAAGTAGAGCGATCGCTCATCTTAATTAAAGAACGATACACTCAAGTTAAGCAGGATCAACAGCAAAAGGCAGAATGGCAACAACGCCAACAAGAACTAAGGGACAATAAACCCCAAACGCCAGAAATCAAAGCTGAGTTAAAACAAATTCAAAAGCAGTTGGATTTGCTAGAAATCAATTTAGAAAGTCGGTTATTTTCTTGGCGTAGCTTGAAAAAACCTTTCTGGCAAGCCGTCCGCTTTGGTGGAATGGGCGTTATCATAGGCTGGATATTAAAATCCTGTGCTGGGTAAATATGGTAAATAGACGAGTTGCAGAAATATTGCGAAGTGGTCAACCTGATGAGTCTCTTGTAGTTCAAGGCTGGGTAAGAACAAAGCGTGACTTGAAAGGATTTGCCTTTATTGAAGTCAATGATGGTTCATCACTAGCGAATTTGCAAGTTGTCATCAATCAAGATTTGCCAGACTATGAGGCGATTTTGAAAAGACTGAATACAGGTGCGTCGGTGGAAGTTCACGGTGTATTGGTAGCTTCCCAAGGGAAAGGACAGCGTATTGAATTAAAAGCCGAGGCGGTGAAAGTCTACGGTGAAGCTGATCCCGAAACTTATCCATTGCAAAAGAAACGCCACTCATTTGAATTTTTACGCACAATTGGACATTTGCGATCGCGCACAAATTCCTTTGGTGCAGTTTTCCGCGTCAGAAATGCTTGTTCCACAGCCATTCACCAATTTTTCCAAGAACGCGGATTTTTATGGGTACACACCCCCATTATTACCGCCAGTGATTGCGAAGGAGCAGGTGAATTATTTAGCGTCACCAGTTTCGATCTCAAAAACGTTCCCCGCACTGACAACCAAGCTATAGATTATACACAAGACTTTTTTGCTAAACCCACATATTTAACAGTTAGTGGACAGTTAGAAGCAGAAGTGATGGCGATGGCGTTTTCTAACGTCTACACCTTTGGCCCTACCTTCCGCGCCGAAAATTCTAACACCTCTCGCCACCTCGCAGAATTTTGGATGGTTGAGCCAGAAATGGCATTTTGTGACTTAGAAGGTGATATGGATTTAGCCGAGGCATTTCTCAAACATATTTTTAATTATGTATTAGAAAAATGCCCAGAAGATATGCAGTTTTTCAATGAGCGCATTGATAATACAGTTTTAGCCACAGCCGAAAATATTGTTAACAATCAATTTGAACGTCTGACTTATACAGATGCTATCAAACTATTAGAAAAAGCAGATGTTAAATTTGATTATCCTGTAAGTTGGGGCTTAGACTTACAATCAGAACACGAACGCTATCTAGCAGAACAACTATTTAAAAAGCCAGTAATTGTCACAGATTATCCCGCGCAAATCAAAGCATTTTATATGCGGTTAAATGACGATGAAAAAACTGTCCGGGCAATGGATATTCTCGCACCCAAAATTGGGGAAATTATCGGCGGTTCCCAGAGAGAAGAACGTTTAGACGTGCTGGAACGTCGGGTAATAGCGCAAGGAATGAAACCCGAAGACTTATGGTGGTATTTAGACTTGCGCCGTTTTGGGACTGTACCTCATGCGGGTTTTGGCTTAGGTTTTGAAAGACTCGTGCAGTTTATGACAGGTATGGGAAATATTCGTGATGTGATTCCATTCCCCCGCACACCACAAAATGCTGAATTTTAGTTAGGGATAGAAAAGAAGGTGTGGGGAGTGTGGGAGGTGTGGGAGGTGTGGGGAGTTCATTATTTGATAGGTAGAGCAGGTGTAGGTTGGGTGGAGGAACGGAACCCAACATTTTCAAGGCTTTGTTGGGTTACGCTATCGCTACACCCAACCTACTATTCTCTTAACTGAACCGTATTGCCTATAACCCGTAACCTTCTTAATTACAATTAACTGCGGAAGCCGAGTTTGCTTTTGTTAAATCACCAGTAAATACGGCGGTGTATTTATAAGGTGATGCACCAGCGCAAGTCATGGAATTTTTATCAGCACGCCGTGGATTAGACCATGAATCTGCTAGTACTTTTAAGGTGGTGTTGTTCCATGATAAGTTAGTTACTGCTAAAGAATTACTTTTCCCATCACTTGGCTTTCTTGCAGAGACAAACGTCGCAGATAAAACGCTACCATTACTAGGATTAATCCTGGCAATAACGGCTACTTTGGCACCGCCACCACTACCATAAGAAGATAGCCAACCGTTCTTAGCAAAGCGACGAAAATCGTTACCAGTCTGGCTACCAGTCGAAGAAAAAACGCCATATAAAACGTTATTGCCATCCCATAACAACCCATAGCCTGTACCATCATCATTGGTGGTTTCGTAGTCATTGCGACACCATTTTTTTACACCATTATCAAAGCGAATAATGCGGGGGTCTTTGTTGAGAGATGTTACTTGTTGATAACCAATGTAAATAGTTTTTGCACCTATTGATATTTTTGGCCCATTTTTCGCTTTGATGCTGGCTTCGCTGTCATTGCAGGTAAATGCTACACCTTTGCCAAAAGATGTCCTAATACTTGTTTGGGCAACAACTTGAGGATTGACTAAATCAATTCCTAATGCTGCGAATAAACATAAAAATGCTAGAGATTTAGGTAATTGGTGGCGCTTCGTCATGGTTTGTGAGTAGGGAACCCTGTAAAAGACGACACCTTAACACAAATTCTTCTCAGTGCCAATTCTGCACTAGTAGTGTACCAACCCAAAATTGCTACGTGGAGGTAAGCAAGGGAGCAAGGGAGCAGGGGAGAAACTTGCAGTAAGTCTTTCCCCCCTGCCCCTCTGCCCCTCTGCTCCTCTGCTGACCACAACGCAAAGTTTCCTTGGCAGACTACTAGATAAATCAGGACTTATGCACAAAGACGGTTGAGAATAGGTGCATAGGAGTAAGAGTATAGGTGTGTAAGTTAGTAGAAAGGCTCTTGAGTAGGAAAATATTCACATTTTCACACTTTTGCTACAGGGCTGTAACAAAAGTGTAATAAACCCTGTCTACATTAGTAATAGATTCAAAATAACCTTTTAAACGGCAATGCAAAATCAAATACCAGACGGAAATAACCCATTAAATAGCACTTCAGATGCCAAATACCGTAAACCAGCACCTTGGAGAAAGGCGGCGGCTTCTCTATCATTGGTGTTGCTAGGTTCTGGTATGACCTTAGCTGGTGGTTATCTGGCTAACCATCAGTCGCAGGTGTCGCAAAGTGCATCAAATTTGGCTTTGAGTCGGGTAAATGCTGCACCGCCAATTGTTGCGGGTACAGATCCTAATTTTGTGACTCAGGTAGTGCAGAAGGTAGGGCCAGCCGTAGTGCGAATTAATTCTTCTCGCACTGTTAAAAGTCAATTACCAGAAGAATTTAACGACCCATTTTTCCGCCGCTTTTTTGGTTCACAACTACCAGAAAGCCAAGAAAGAGTAGAGCGGGGTACTGGCTCTGGGTTTATTATTAGTGGTGATGGTCAAATCCTCACCAACGCTCACGTTGTTGATGGTGCAGATACAGTAACAGTTATTCTCAAAGATGGGCGGAGTTTTCAAGGTAAAGTTTTAGGCAAAGATGAGTTAACAGATGTTGCGGTTGTCAAAATTCAAGCCAACAATTTGCCGACTGTTACCGTAGGTAACTCTGAACAATTGCAACCAGGAGAATGGGCGATCGCAATTGGTAATCCTTTAGGATTAGATAATACAGTCACCACAGGCATTATCAGCGCCACCGGACGCAGTAGCAACCAAATTGGCGCATCTGATAAGCGAGTAGATTTTATTCAAACTGATGCAGCAATTAATCCTGGTAACTCTGGCGGGCCATTACTCAACGCCCGTGGTGAAGTAATTGCCATGAATACAGCTATTATTCAAGGAGCGCAAGGTATAGGTTTTGCTATTCCCATTGCGACAGCACAACGTATTGCTAACCAATTAATTTCTACAGGTAAAGTCGAGCATCCTTATCTTGGCATTCAAATGATTGGGTTAACCCCACAAATCAAACAAAATATTAATTCTGACCCCAATAGTGGTTTGAGTATTAATGAAGATAAAGGTGTCTTAGTTGTGAAAGTTCTGCCTAATTCACCCGCCGCCAAAGCCGGGTTACGCGCAGGTGATGTCATCCAAAAGATTGAAGGTAACGCTGTCACAGAAGCCGAAAGCGTCCAAAAAGCTGTTGATAAAAGCCAAATTGGTGCAGATTTGCGCTTAGAGTTACGCCGTAATGGACAAACACTGAATTTATCTGTGCGTCCCGGTAGTTTCCCCACTCAAGTGCAATGATGAGTGCTGAGTGCTGAGGAAAAATAGCAGTCCCACTTTTATACTTGCTATGAAATTAGTTTCATTGGGACTGTTTTCTTCACTATCAGGATGAAGTGCATCGCGGTGAGTTGTTGCCAGGGTTAAGGTTTATTTTAATACCACCACAGATTGCCAAAATTAGCCTGAGATTAAAATTTTCAGGACTTACGCACAGGAAACGGAAAATCGAACCACAGAGACGCAGAGTTCATGGAGGAATGAGAGTTTGAGAGGTTTTTTGCGTAAGCTCTAATTCTATTTTGTAAACCACTGATATGGCAAAATGCTGAGTGAGTATCAGAGACTCATCCACGAGTATTCAAGACTCATCCGCAAGTATCAAAGACTCATTTACGAGTATTCAAGACTCGTCCACGAGAATCAAAGACTCATCCGCGAGAATCAAAGACTCATTCACGAGTATTCAAGACTCGTCCGCGAGTATCAAAGACTCGTCCGCGAGAATCAAAGACTCACCCGCGAATATCAAAGACTCGTCCGCGAGTATCAAAGACTGATTAATGGAGTTCAAAGACTCGTCCGTGAGTATTCAAGACTCATTAGGCGATTTACAAGAATAAATATACCGATGCCGTTGGTTTCGACTTCGCTCAACCAACTACTCGCATCATGGAAAATTGTTTGTGCGATCGCATTTGCGTATAATTTTTTTTCAAATTCCTCTCAGGCAGATGCAGCAGTGTAGACTTGGTGTTTAAAATCTCACAGTTATGAATGAGCAAGATTTGGATGTAGTGCGATACCTATCAGTATGCGTGAATGTTGGTTTCCGTTCTTCCACCCAACCTACACAAATCTAAGTTGTTGCTGCCTCCTGCCTCCTACCTTCTTCACTCCCATTCATCCAATTCATGACTGCGGTTGCGAAGTAAGCTATTAAGTTGGGTGCGGTGAGTTTCAAAGTTAGCGGCGATATAAATCAGTAAAATGCCAACTAGCAAGCCAATCACCCATTTTAAAAATGAGTAACGTAAGCTGAAAATGACTAATTGGTAAATACCAGTAACTAAGAAAGTAGCTGTACCAACATACAAAAAAGCCCGAATACGCAAAGTTAATCCAGCAAAAATAGCGATGAGGCTGAAAATTCCGGGAATGATGACTGTATCTTGATGAAATACTACTGCCCATCCACAAATTAAACTGATACCTACCAGCCTCACAATGTGCCGCGATGATTTTGATTCTGGCAGTTTTAGCTGTGGATCAACTTGGGCAATGTATAACAGCGAAAGTCCAGTGGCGGTAAAATACCACAAGGGATCAGTAATATTTAATTGAGATAACCATTTCCAGGCTGCCCAATCAATTAAGGCGATACTAATATATGTGAGGCGGATATTTTCACTCACCTTGGCTAAGATGATGTAAAACACAGCCGCAATGAGCAGGGTGATGGGGTAAACTTGCAGTTTGGTTTCCCACAAAATCATTAATGGCAAAATGTAGGCGGCGAGTTGCCAAGGTCTTTTTGACCAACCCCAATTTTCCCAGGGTAAGCTGTATAAGAAGTAGGCTATCACACAAGCGATCGCACCATTCCAAGGGACTAACGGCCCGGTTAGCCACTGTCCGACGGCGGTTTCTCGCCAATAAACCCGCATTCCCAATACTTCTAATAAGCCGAGATACACCCACATTTCTTCTGTGGTGATTCTGCCAAAAACCCTTGGTGTATTACTATTTCCTCTTCCTTGAAAGATGGCATACATAATTAATAATCCCCCTGTACCCAACCCAACAAGGCGGTTAGCTTGAATTGGCAGGGCAATGGCCAGGGTTAATAATACACTACTCCAAGCCCAGTGCAGATGAGCAATACCTTTGATTTCTAGCAAACTGAGGCGTAAATATCGGCTCAACCAAGGCGCTAATCGGTTGTAAACTAGCATGATGCTTGTCCCTAAAGTGGACATAGCAATTAAGCCATCACCTAATGCACCGCCTTTAGCTTGGGACATTTGATAAAACAATAGTTCATAAAAAGAAATTGATACGCCAATAATGCCGCAGTACAGCAGAGGTTTAAAGTTTGGTTGTCGTCTGCCGATACCGATGATGATTAACGCCACACCCAAACTAGATAAACCAGTCCACTCGGTAAAAACATTTAACCGCAGAACAACACTCAATGCACCATAAACTAAGGGCAGAATATGTAAACTGCTGGGAAGTACGGCGGGATGATATCGTCTTTTCCACCATTCGCCTAAAAGTTGGGTGAATAAACCTAAAGCGATATTAGCGATCGCAATTCTGATTGTAGAACGTTCCCCAAAGCTCAACACTTCGGCGATGAATAATTCTACACACCAACCAATACCGTAAAATGCCCAATCTGTGGGTTCACGCCAGCTACGATAAACAATGGCGAGTAAAGTAATTGCACTGGCGACTAAATACCAAACTCCGGGGATGACGACGGCATCATAAACTAAATATGAGTGGATTGTCAGGCTTAAGAGTACAGTACAACATAAAGCGATCGCCCATTTATCACTAGCATCTGCATATATATCTGCTAAATCATGGTTGCGTTGTTGCAGTAATTTTCGCATTAACCATAAACTAAAAGAGGCGATCGCACCTACAACTAACCAACCTGCAATAGCTAGGCGGGGTAATCCTGGTATTCCTTCCCACAGCAACGCCGCTACAAAACTCAGTCCTAAACCAATGGTAAAAGCGGCAGATCCTTCATTTCTTAAATAGCGGGTATTGAGATACATTACACCCGTACCCACCGCCAAACTCATAAATCTAGTTTCTGGTACAAGAATAGTTAAAAACTGCACCGCAAACACAGCCACCCCACTCAAAAAAGCCCTGATGATGCGGGGTTTGCCTGTGGTGCGACTAGCTAAAAAAGTCAAACATAAGGGTGTAATTAACCAAATCACGCCCCAATATTGTTGGTTAATTTGTTTAAAAGTGGCATCAAAAAATAAACTAAAACTGACAATGGATAATACTAAGCCGAAATACCATGCACTACTTTGCCAGCTACCATTACCAAGACTAAATCCCCATTCTGCCACCATCACAACTGAGATCACCGTTGCCCAGACATAATGGGGGAGGTTGGGGAAAAACCAGTCTATGACTGAGAAAAGTGCCAGTAACCCGATGAAGTGAGTCAGGTAAATTAATGGCGTGGAAGATGGCGAACGGCGTTTAGTAACAACAACCAAAGTAATAGTAGAAAAAACTAGATTTAGCGATCGCAAGGTAGGATTAATTGTGGACAAGACAGTTAAAAAACTGCCAAACATCACGGCTATCGCTTCACCATAATTTGCCAAATCTCGTTTCTCGGCATGACGCAGGCGATCGCAAAACCATACCATAAAAATTAAATAAGGAAATAATGCCACACTCAACAACGCCCAAGGTTCATTGTGCGCCTGGGTGATATTTGCCGCAGTAGCAATTATCGATTGTCGCGTTCCCGGCGGTACAACTCGCCAACCCTGCCAAATCGACTGCAAGCCAACCAAAAACAGCACCGCTAAATCAAGCTTGAGGCTATATCTCTGCAAACGCTGACTCACATACCACAAAGCCAAACCACTCACAGCCAAAGCTTGTCCCGGATAATCTATTACCGCCACAGCCCAACCGAGGAAGAGTAAAAGGCTACCTAAGATTTCCCAAGCGGGGTGAAGTGCTGAGTGCTGAGTGCTGAGTGCTGAGTGGGGAGACAAGTGAGAGGGGGTAGACGAGTGAGAGGGGGTAGACAAGGGAGAAAGATAGCTACCTTGTCCACCTTGTCTACCTTGTCCACCTTGTCTACCTTGTCCACCTTGTCCACCTTGTCCCCCTTGCACCCCTATACCCTTGTACCCCTGCACCCTTCCCTGCTGTACTAACCACGTAATCAACCAACCACAAATCCCAATGGCTAACCCTAGTTGGGTGACATTTACACCAGCAACAAAAATTGCCCGTGACAACAGTACAATTAATGAGTAAACAATGACGGTGGCAAATAAACTGAGTTGATTTTCACCAGTATTACGTCGCTGACGACGAATGTCATAGACAGTTAGTAGAGTTGTGCCTATCATCGCTGCATACACAGCAATTAAAGGAAAGACTGCGATTTTCCAACCCCAATGTAAATAACTCAACGCCAGGATATTAATTAGCGGTAACTTTCTTGTGGAGGAGTTGGGAAAAACTGTACGATTACTGCAAAGTAAAACTGTAACAAAAGAAAGAGTAGGAGCAGCGATCGCAACTGTCAACCAGTTAAGCGGATTGTGCCATAATCCGAAACTGTCCATTGCCCAAAAATTTACAGGCACTAAAAATAACGTGACAATTAATAGCGTCTGAGTGGTTAATCTCAGGTTTGCTTGTCTCCCAGTCCAAAAACTGAAACCCCAAAAAGTTAAAGTATAAGCAAATAACACTCCATACTGTCCAGATGCGGGAAATCTTTCCCATTGACTTGCAGCCAATACCCCAGAGGACAGCACTACTAAAAATACACCTAAAAATAGTAGCCAGCGTACACTCAATTCTTCCCCCAAAGATTGCAACATCCTCGTGACAAAATTGGGTTGAGAAGGTTGTTTTGGCGGTGCTGGTGCATAAGCAATTAATGGCTTCTGTTTGGGAGTTGCACCCGCTACCACTGCTTCCGGTTCGACTTGCGGCTGTAACACTACCGTACAACTGAGATATTCTTTACATAACTGCCTAACTTGGGTATCAGATATCAAACCCAAGCGCAGCCATAAATCCAATCCCTCCAATAACTGCGGATGGGATGATGGTAGGGTGAGGTTAA from Aulosira sp. FACHB-615 carries:
- a CDS encoding PIN domain-containing protein, which encodes MSRKKTYIDSGVLITAFRGVESISIRANSILNDANREFVSSQFVKLEVLPKAIYNQQQNETDFYETFFNAVSDWAIDLEQITKDAHQLACIYGLAAMDALHVAAAVWLKADELITTEKPTKPMHQVKALQIISI
- a CDS encoding DUF2157 domain-containing protein, with product MSSSPERPLKINLTLPSSHPQLLEGLDLWLRLGLISDTQVRQLCKEYLSCTVVLQPQVEPEAVVAGATPKQKPLIAYAPAPPKQPSQPNFVTRMLQSLGEELSVRWLLFLGVFLVVLSSGVLAASQWERFPASGQYGVLFAYTLTFWGFSFWTGRQANLRLTTQTLLIVTLFLVPVNFWAMDSFGLWHNPLNWLTVAIAAPTLSFVTVLLCSNRTVFPNSSTRKLPLINILALSYLHWGWKIAVFPLIAVYAAMIGTTLLTVYDIRRQRRNTGENQLSLFATVIVYSLIVLLSRAIFVAGVNVTQLGLAIGICGWLITWLVQQGRVQGYKGIGVQGGQGGQGGQGRQGGQGRQGGQGSYLSPLSTPSHSSTPSHLSPHSALSTQHSALHPAWEILGSLLLFLGWAVAVIDYPGQALAVSGLALWYVSQRLQRYSLKLDLAVLFLVGLQSIWQGWRVVPPGTRQSIIATAANITQAHNEPWALLSVALFPYLIFMVWFCDRLRHAEKRDLANYGEAIAVMFGSFLTVLSTINPTLRSLNLVFSTITLVVVTKRRSPSSTPLIYLTHFIGLLALFSVIDWFFPNLPHYVWATVISVVMVAEWGFSLGNGSWQSSAWYFGLVLSIVSFSLFFDATFKQINQQYWGVIWLITPLCLTFLASRTTGKPRIIRAFLSGVAVFAVQFLTILVPETRFMSLAVGTGVMYLNTRYLRNEGSAAFTIGLGLSFVAALLWEGIPGLPRLAIAGWLVVGAIASFSLWLMRKLLQQRNHDLADIYADASDKWAIALCCTVLLSLTIHSYLVYDAVVIPGVWYLVASAITLLAIVYRSWREPTDWAFYGIGWCVELFIAEVLSFGERSTIRIAIANIALGLFTQLLGEWWKRRYHPAVLPSSLHILPLVYGALSVVLRLNVFTEWTGLSSLGVALIIIGIGRRQPNFKPLLYCGIIGVSISFYELLFYQMSQAKGGALGDGLIAMSTLGTSIMLVYNRLAPWLSRYLRLSLLEIKGIAHLHWAWSSVLLTLAIALPIQANRLVGLGTGGLLIMYAIFQGRGNSNTPRVFGRITTEEMWVYLGLLEVLGMRVYWRETAVGQWLTGPLVPWNGAIACVIAYFLYSLPWENWGWSKRPWQLAAYILPLMILWETKLQVYPITLLIAAVFYIILAKVSENIRLTYISIALIDWAAWKWLSQLNITDPLWYFTATGLSLLYIAQVDPQLKLPESKSSRHIVRLVGISLICGWAVVFHQDTVIIPGIFSLIAIFAGLTLRIRAFLYVGTATFLVTGIYQLVIFSLRYSFLKWVIGLLVGILLIYIAANFETHRTQLNSLLRNRSHELDEWE
- a CDS encoding DUF6439 family protein, encoding MESLNTQHSALSTQHSALSTQHLELSTQELAQVLMERLTISPNDWHRLKSNRNSRASEQVAAALVYLLKNQPEEALPRLEQAVGWLDKSISAPPCPTHGHKGQGS
- the asnS gene encoding asparagine--tRNA ligase, translating into MVNRRVAEILRSGQPDESLVVQGWVRTKRDLKGFAFIEVNDGSSLANLQVVINQDLPDYEAILKRLNTGASVEVHGVLVASQGKGQRIELKAEAVKVYGEADPETYPLQKKRHSFEFLRTIGHLRSRTNSFGAVFRVRNACSTAIHQFFQERGFLWVHTPIITASDCEGAGELFSVTSFDLKNVPRTDNQAIDYTQDFFAKPTYLTVSGQLEAEVMAMAFSNVYTFGPTFRAENSNTSRHLAEFWMVEPEMAFCDLEGDMDLAEAFLKHIFNYVLEKCPEDMQFFNERIDNTVLATAENIVNNQFERLTYTDAIKLLEKADVKFDYPVSWGLDLQSEHERYLAEQLFKKPVIVTDYPAQIKAFYMRLNDDEKTVRAMDILAPKIGEIIGGSQREERLDVLERRVIAQGMKPEDLWWYLDLRRFGTVPHAGFGLGFERLVQFMTGMGNIRDVIPFPRTPQNAEF
- a CDS encoding HhoA/HhoB/HtrA family serine endopeptidase, with amino-acid sequence MQNQIPDGNNPLNSTSDAKYRKPAPWRKAAASLSLVLLGSGMTLAGGYLANHQSQVSQSASNLALSRVNAAPPIVAGTDPNFVTQVVQKVGPAVVRINSSRTVKSQLPEEFNDPFFRRFFGSQLPESQERVERGTGSGFIISGDGQILTNAHVVDGADTVTVILKDGRSFQGKVLGKDELTDVAVVKIQANNLPTVTVGNSEQLQPGEWAIAIGNPLGLDNTVTTGIISATGRSSNQIGASDKRVDFIQTDAAINPGNSGGPLLNARGEVIAMNTAIIQGAQGIGFAIPIATAQRIANQLISTGKVEHPYLGIQMIGLTPQIKQNINSDPNSGLSINEDKGVLVVKVLPNSPAAKAGLRAGDVIQKIEGNAVTEAESVQKAVDKSQIGADLRLELRRNGQTLNLSVRPGSFPTQVQ